Below is a genomic region from Deinococcus koreensis.
GACTTCGCCCCCAACCTCAACGTGATCGTGCAGCCCATACCGGCGGGCACCACCCAGGCGCGCTTCCACACCGGCAGTCTGGCCCAGATCCGCAAGTTCGTGAGCGGCGGCCAGATCATCCAGACCCGCGACGTCACCCTGAGCGGCCAGAAGGCCAATGAGGTCGTGTACACCGGGCGCCAGGGCAAGTTCAGCCTGTACTTCATCGCCATTTATGCAGTCAAGGGGAAATCGGCGTACATCATCACCGGCACCACGCCGCTGGGCGTGCACGGCGATATGGCCCAGACCACCCGCGCGTTCGCGAAGAGTTTCAGGATCACCCGGTAGATAGGGCAGATAAGGCAGCCTCAGCGGTGTCTGACCAGTATTCTTAAGGCCAGATGAATGCATCTTCCTCTGCTCAGCTCCAGCAGCTCCGAGACGGTCGTCCAGAGGAGCTGGATGCTCACCTGACCTCCCTGCAGCGAGACTTCGAGGCCGGGCAGCGCTCCGAGCAGGAGCTCCGGGCCGCCTTCCAGGCCTTCGATGTCGGGGATACGGATCTGAGCGAGGCCTTCGGCAGGTGGCTGGAGACGTGTGTCGGCTCCTACGTGGCCCATGTGGCACTGGCGACCTGGCTGCACCGCCGTGCCCGCGACCTGCGCGGCGGCGCGACCTCCGATCTGGTCAGCGACCAGGGCCGGCGCGGGATGCTGCATCACCTTCAACAGGCCGAGGGGGCGGCGCGCCACGCCACCACCCTGACGTCCAACCCGCTGGGGGCCTGGCTGGTCGTGGGCAATGTCCACAACGCCTATGGCTGCGAGGTCGGTTCGGACGATATCGCTGCCCAGCAATACCCCGACTGGTACGCCGAACCCCTCAGGGTCAACCCGCACAGCCTGGCGCTGCGCCGAACTATGCTGACCCACCTGCGAACCGAGTGGGGCGGGAGCGAGGAGCAGATGCTGGCCTTCGTGCGCCAGCAGCAGGACGCCGGCCTGCTGGGGCAGACGGATATCCAGCAGCTCTGGGGGCAGTACCACGCCTACGTGGCGCACTACGAATGGATGTTCAGGAAGGCGTACGGCAAAGCCCTGGAACATGCTCGGCTGGCTGCCGACCTGAACGAGGCCCACGCCGAGTTGCTGTTCGCGCTCCTGACCGAGCAGAATCACCCGGCCCCAGAGCGAAGTGCCGCCCTGGAGCGGTTCCTGGGCGCGCTGGAACGCCATCCGGAAAACGGCCTCTGGTACGGTCAGGCGGCGTTGATAGGGAAGACCGACATCCTGGCTCCCCATGCCCAGCGCCTGGGAACCGTTCTCCGGGGCATGGCCGAGGCAGGCGATGCGGACGCCGCATCGGTGCTGGGGGTGCTCCGGCAGGACGCTCCGCAGCTCGGTCTCCCGGATCCTCGCCCCCTGCTGATCCAGGCCCGCGAGCGCGGTGACGTGGGTGCGGCCAACCTGTTGGTCTTCCTGGCCCACAAAGACCGCACGCTGAGCGCCGATCAGAAACGCGACCACGTGCTGAAAGCCGCCGATGTCGGCAGTGAGGTGGCCGCCTGGGAGGTCTACAGCAGTTTCGGGGCCTACCGCCGACAGTTCGGGCTGGACGACCGGGCCCGATACCGCTACCTGCTGCGCGCCGCCGACGCGGGAGACAACGATGCCCGCTTCGCCCTGGCCCAGCAGCTCCGCGGCGGCTTCGTAGAAGTCGGGGAGGACGGCGTGCTGCGTCCGGTCGATACGCCGCCCCTGCAGGAGAGTCTGGACTATGCCCGGCATCTGCTGGGGCGAGCGGCGGCCGAAGGGCACAAGGGCGCGCAAAGGGCCCTGAAGAAGTCTCGGGAGACTGCCTGGGACGCCAAGACCGCCAAGCGGATCGCGGTCGGCGGCGTGGTCGGGGAACGCGAGGCCAGCCGGGGCGGCCGTCCCTGGTGGCAGTGGTGGCTGATGGCCAGTGTGGCCACGGGCCTGCTGCGCGCCTGTGCCACGCTGACGAACGGTGGAGGCTGACAGTCCCGCACGGCCCTTCTCCGCTACCCTGTTCTCCATGACCGTCGCTGACCCCGCCCTCCCCGCCGTCATCCCCATTCAGGAGGTGGACTGGGCCGCCATCCCCAGCCCCGCCTTCGTGCTGGACGAATCCAGGCTGCGCCGCAACCTGTCGCTGATCCGCCACGTGCAGCAGGAGAGCGGCGCGCAGATCATCGTGGCCTTCAAGGGTTTTTCGATGTGGTCGGCCTTCCCGGTGCTGCGCGAGTACGGCATCAGCGGCGCGACGGCCAGTTCCCTGAACGAGGCGCGGCTGGCCGCCGAGGAGATGCAGGGCGAGGTGCACGTCTACGCCCCGGCCTACAGCGACGCCGAGTTCCCGCAGATTCTGGAACTGGCCGACCACCTGGTGTTCAACTCGTTCTCGCAGTGGGCGCGCTTCCGGCCCCAGGTGCAGGCGGCGCGTGAGGCGGGCAAGGTCGTTCATATCGGCATCCGCGTCAACCCCGAGTACGCCGAGGTCGAGACCGACCTGTACAACCCCGCCGGGCCGTTCTCGCGCCTGGGCGTGACGCGCCGGGAGTTCCGCGAGGAGCTGCTGGAGGGCGTGGACGGCCTGCACTTCCATACCCTGTGTGAAAAGGACTCCGACACGCTGGAGCGCACGCTGGAGGTGCTGGAACGCAACTTCGGCGAGTTCCTGCCGCGCATGAAGTGGGTCAATTTCGGCGGCGGCCACCTTATGACCCGCGAGGGCTACGACCTCCCGCGCCTGATCCGTGTGATCCGCGCCTTCCGCGAGAAGTGGGATGTGGACGTGATCCTGGAGCCCGGCAGCGCCTTCGGCTGGCAGACCGGCTGGCT
It encodes:
- the nspC gene encoding carboxynorspermidine decarboxylase, with protein sequence MTVADPALPAVIPIQEVDWAAIPSPAFVLDESRLRRNLSLIRHVQQESGAQIIVAFKGFSMWSAFPVLREYGISGATASSLNEARLAAEEMQGEVHVYAPAYSDAEFPQILELADHLVFNSFSQWARFRPQVQAAREAGKVVHIGIRVNPEYAEVETDLYNPAGPFSRLGVTRREFREELLEGVDGLHFHTLCEKDSDTLERTLEVLERNFGEFLPRMKWVNFGGGHLMTREGYDLPRLIRVIRAFREKWDVDVILEPGSAFGWQTGWLVSSVLDVVHNVKNAALLDVSVSAHMPDVLEMPYRPRILGAGDPPELDHHRESAEGAAGGHSYLIGGTTCLAGDVVGEYVFDRELQIGDRVVFDDMIHYTMVKTTFFNGVKHPDIGILRQGGGYEVVKTFGYEEFKAKLS
- a CDS encoding PsbP-related protein; this translates as MLRTAALALLLLGGSLAAPFTDAKNGFKVTPPAGWQKVDYPGTAVVYMAPRRVGDFAPNLNVIVQPIPAGTTQARFHTGSLAQIRKFVSGGQIIQTRDVTLSGQKANEVVYTGRQGKFSLYFIAIYAVKGKSAYIITGTTPLGVHGDMAQTTRAFAKSFRITR
- a CDS encoding DUF4034 domain-containing protein — encoded protein: MNASSSAQLQQLRDGRPEELDAHLTSLQRDFEAGQRSEQELRAAFQAFDVGDTDLSEAFGRWLETCVGSYVAHVALATWLHRRARDLRGGATSDLVSDQGRRGMLHHLQQAEGAARHATTLTSNPLGAWLVVGNVHNAYGCEVGSDDIAAQQYPDWYAEPLRVNPHSLALRRTMLTHLRTEWGGSEEQMLAFVRQQQDAGLLGQTDIQQLWGQYHAYVAHYEWMFRKAYGKALEHARLAADLNEAHAELLFALLTEQNHPAPERSAALERFLGALERHPENGLWYGQAALIGKTDILAPHAQRLGTVLRGMAEAGDADAASVLGVLRQDAPQLGLPDPRPLLIQARERGDVGAANLLVFLAHKDRTLSADQKRDHVLKAADVGSEVAAWEVYSSFGAYRRQFGLDDRARYRYLLRAADAGDNDARFALAQQLRGGFVEVGEDGVLRPVDTPPLQESLDYARHLLGRAAAEGHKGAQRALKKSRETAWDAKTAKRIAVGGVVGEREASRGGRPWWQWWLMASVATGLLRACATLTNGGG